A genomic region of Eucalyptus grandis isolate ANBG69807.140 chromosome 5, ASM1654582v1, whole genome shotgun sequence contains the following coding sequences:
- the LOC104446632 gene encoding uncharacterized protein LOC104446632 — protein METDEAAAWVERFSPEVLGFIQIAIDQLDFEFDFCGAAIARELEECVRGFVRETLNEVFLRKFGLWMVGSEFTGNRRYTLQNQQQSPVREFPQGA, from the coding sequence ATGGAAACTGATGAAGCAGCAGCTTGGGTTGAACGATTCTCTCCTGAGGTTCTGGGCTTCATTCAGATTGCTATAGATCAGCTCGATTTTGAATTCGATTTTTGCGGTGCTGCAATTGCGCGGGAACTCGAAGAATGCGTCCGTGGATTTGTTCGAGAGACGTTGAATGAGGTGTTTCTTCGTAAGTTTGGTCTGTGGATGGTTGGTAGTGAATTCACTGGCAATCGACGTTACACGCTGCAAAATCAACAACAATCCCCAGTAAGAG